A single genomic interval of Bacillus smithii harbors:
- the pruA gene encoding L-glutamate gamma-semialdehyde dehydrogenase — translation MIAYQHEPLTDFMNENNREAFQEALKRTNQHLGQEYPLVIDGKFITTKEKIISRNPANKTEVIGFVSKANQELAEKAIQAAAEAFESWRKTKPEMRADILFKAAAIIRSRKHEFSALMVKEAGKSWIEADADTAEAIDFMEYYGRQMLKIKDGAPVLSREGERNRYHYIPLGVGVVISPWNFPLAITAGTTVAALVTGNTVLLKPASTTPVVAAKLVEVLKEAGLPDGVLQFVPGSGSEIGDFLVDHPKTRFISFTGSRDVGLRIYERAAKKQTDQIWLKRVIAEMGGKDTIVVDKEADLELAAQSIVASAFGFSGQKCSACSRAVVLEEVYDEVLHRAANLAKTWKIGDPACFETKMGPVIDPSSFQKIMRYIEIGKTEGNIILGGTGDDSTGYYIEPTIIADVEPDARIMQEEIFGPVVAFAKAKNFEHALEIANNTEYGLTGAVISNDRRNLEKAREDFHVGNLYFNRGCTGAIVGYQPFGGFNLSGTDSKAGGPDYLLLHMQAKTVSEAF, via the coding sequence ATGATAGCTTATCAACATGAACCGTTGACAGATTTTATGAATGAGAATAATCGGGAAGCGTTTCAAGAAGCTTTAAAGAGGACAAATCAACATTTGGGGCAAGAGTATCCGCTTGTGATCGATGGCAAATTCATCACAACGAAAGAGAAAATCATTTCCCGGAATCCTGCGAACAAAACAGAAGTGATCGGCTTCGTTTCCAAAGCCAATCAAGAATTGGCGGAAAAAGCGATTCAAGCAGCTGCAGAAGCGTTTGAATCTTGGCGGAAAACGAAACCTGAAATGCGTGCGGACATTTTGTTTAAAGCAGCGGCCATCATCCGCAGCCGGAAGCATGAATTCTCGGCTCTCATGGTGAAAGAAGCCGGGAAATCGTGGATAGAAGCGGATGCTGATACGGCGGAAGCCATTGACTTTATGGAGTATTATGGACGACAAATGCTGAAAATAAAAGATGGCGCTCCTGTCCTAAGCAGAGAAGGAGAACGCAATCGATATCATTATATACCGCTCGGAGTGGGAGTGGTGATCTCTCCGTGGAACTTTCCGTTGGCCATAACCGCGGGAACGACGGTTGCTGCACTTGTAACAGGAAATACAGTATTGTTGAAACCGGCTTCCACAACGCCTGTGGTGGCGGCAAAATTGGTGGAAGTGTTGAAAGAAGCCGGTTTGCCTGACGGTGTGCTTCAATTTGTTCCGGGAAGCGGTTCGGAAATAGGCGATTTTTTAGTCGATCATCCGAAAACGAGGTTTATTTCATTTACCGGTTCTCGTGATGTTGGACTTCGAATTTATGAAAGAGCGGCAAAGAAACAAACCGACCAAATTTGGCTAAAACGAGTCATAGCAGAAATGGGTGGAAAGGATACGATCGTGGTGGATAAGGAAGCCGATTTGGAGTTGGCTGCTCAATCCATCGTCGCTTCCGCTTTTGGTTTTTCCGGGCAAAAATGTTCTGCCTGTTCACGGGCTGTTGTATTGGAAGAGGTATATGACGAAGTTCTTCATCGGGCAGCCAACTTGGCGAAAACATGGAAAATCGGCGACCCCGCTTGTTTTGAAACCAAAATGGGGCCGGTTATTGATCCCTCTTCTTTTCAAAAAATTATGAGATATATCGAAATCGGCAAAACAGAAGGAAACATCATTCTTGGGGGCACAGGAGACGATTCAACAGGATATTATATAGAGCCGACCATTATAGCGGACGTGGAACCGGATGCTCGGATTATGCAGGAAGAAATTTTTGGTCCGGTTGTTGCGTTTGCGAAGGCGAAAAATTTTGAACATGCGCTGGAAATTGCGAATAATACGGAATATGGATTAACCGGGGCCGTTATTTCCAATGATCGACGAAACTTGGAAAAAGCGCGCGAAGATTTTCATGTAGGGAACTTATATTTCAACAGAGGGTGTACAGGCGCGATCGTAGGATACCAGCCTTTTGGGGGATTTAATTTGTCAGGTACTGATTCAAAAGCGGGAGGGCCGGATTATTTGCTTCTTCATATGCAAGCCAAAACAGTGTCGGAAGCGTTTTGA
- the yugI gene encoding S1 domain-containing post-transcriptional regulator GSP13, with protein MSAKYEVGAIVTGKVTGIQPYGAFVALDEETQGLIHISEITHGYVRNIEDYLKVGDEVQAKIVAIDEEDGKISLSMREMESTKTDRKMSRRYGNIKLDDSSTGFNTLKEKLKEWIAQSEKSNTYQKK; from the coding sequence ATGTCTGCAAAATATGAAGTTGGTGCCATAGTAACCGGAAAAGTCACCGGGATTCAACCATATGGGGCGTTTGTCGCCTTAGATGAGGAAACGCAAGGACTCATCCATATTTCGGAAATTACACATGGATATGTCAGAAACATTGAAGACTATTTAAAAGTTGGGGACGAGGTTCAAGCTAAAATTGTTGCGATTGATGAAGAAGATGGAAAAATCAGCCTTTCCATGCGTGAAATGGAATCCACCAAAACGGATCGGAAAATGTCTCGACGATACGGAAATATTAAATTGGACGATTCTTCCACCGGATTTAATACTTTAAAAGAGAAACTGAAAGAATGGATTGCTCAATCCGAAAAAAGCAATACGTATCAAAAAAAATAA
- a CDS encoding aminotransferase — translation MNTTKSYIAKSVDKIPPSGIRKFFDLAANMEGVVSLGVGEPDFVTSWSVREAAISSLERGYTSYTANAGLIELRRAIADYMRERFQAEYDPEQEIIVTSGGSEALDIALRTIIDPGDEIAVVEPCFVSYGPLVQLAGGNVVSIGTLAQNDFKLQPEELERAITPKTKALLICSPNNPTGTQLAREDLIAICDIVKKYDLLVIADEIYAELAYDIPHTSFASLEGMKERTILINGFSKGFAMTGWRLGFTCAPKEISKAMLKVHQYTMMCASTPAQYAAIEALQNGMEYVEEMKNDYRRRRNFFVESLNELGLDCHMPGGAFYAFPSIKGTGLSSEQFAEQLLLSEKVAVVPGHVFGKGGEGYIRCSYASSIEQLQEAIKRMKRFLASL, via the coding sequence ATGAATACAACGAAAAGCTATATAGCCAAATCAGTGGATAAAATTCCTCCGTCTGGGATTCGAAAGTTTTTTGATCTGGCGGCCAATATGGAAGGCGTCGTTTCACTAGGAGTGGGAGAGCCGGATTTTGTTACCTCTTGGTCCGTTAGGGAAGCGGCCATCTCCTCGCTGGAAAGAGGATATACTTCCTATACGGCCAATGCAGGTTTAATCGAACTAAGAAGGGCGATTGCCGATTATATGCGAGAACGGTTTCAAGCAGAATATGATCCGGAACAAGAAATTATCGTGACATCGGGGGGAAGCGAAGCGCTGGATATTGCCCTTCGAACGATTATTGACCCTGGAGACGAAATCGCGGTAGTAGAGCCATGCTTCGTTTCTTACGGACCCCTCGTTCAGCTGGCCGGCGGTAATGTCGTTTCCATAGGCACATTGGCGCAAAATGATTTTAAACTTCAGCCGGAAGAATTGGAACGGGCCATTACACCTAAAACGAAAGCGTTGTTGATCTGTTCTCCGAATAACCCGACCGGAACACAGCTGGCACGGGAAGACTTGATCGCCATTTGTGATATCGTAAAAAAATATGACTTATTGGTGATTGCGGATGAAATCTATGCTGAGCTGGCTTACGATATTCCGCATACCTCTTTTGCAAGCTTGGAAGGGATGAAGGAGCGGACGATATTAATAAACGGATTTTCGAAGGGATTTGCCATGACGGGCTGGAGACTTGGATTTACATGCGCTCCAAAAGAAATTTCCAAAGCGATGTTGAAAGTGCATCAATATACCATGATGTGTGCTTCCACTCCTGCGCAATATGCTGCGATTGAGGCTTTGCAAAACGGAATGGAGTATGTGGAAGAAATGAAAAACGATTATAGAAGAAGACGAAACTTCTTTGTCGAATCTTTAAATGAACTAGGATTGGATTGCCATATGCCGGGCGGTGCTTTTTATGCTTTTCCGTCTATCAAGGGAACGGGGCTTTCATCGGAGCAATTCGCTGAACAGCTTTTGCTTTCGGAAAAAGTGGCCGTTGTTCCCGGACATGTATTCGGCAAAGGCGGAGAAGGATATATTCGTTGTTCTTATGCTTCATCGATCGAACAGCTTCAAGAAGCGATTAAAAGAATGAAACGTTTTCTGGCTTCCCTTTAG
- a CDS encoding Lrp/AsnC family transcriptional regulator — protein sequence MELNEKELEILAILEKDARTTLENIAKMTQLSVEEVQEVIQKLEKENIIVHYTTLVNWSKVDSYHGVTAMIDVKVTPKRGVGFDAVAERIYRFKEVKSVYLMSGAYDLSVTVEGRSMNEISRFVSEKLSTLDSVVSTTTHFQLKKYKHDGIIYDQNNDDRRIVVSP from the coding sequence ATGGAGCTCAACGAGAAAGAACTGGAGATATTGGCGATTCTGGAAAAGGATGCCAGAACGACTCTCGAGAACATAGCAAAAATGACACAATTATCTGTCGAGGAAGTTCAAGAAGTGATTCAAAAATTAGAAAAAGAAAATATTATCGTCCATTATACAACTTTAGTAAATTGGTCGAAAGTAGATAGCTATCATGGAGTCACCGCCATGATAGATGTGAAAGTCACGCCAAAACGGGGAGTAGGTTTCGATGCCGTGGCTGAGCGCATTTATCGGTTTAAAGAAGTGAAATCCGTTTATTTAATGAGCGGCGCTTACGATTTGTCCGTGACGGTGGAAGGCCGTTCGATGAATGAAATTTCCCGCTTTGTTTCGGAAAAACTGTCCACGTTGGATTCGGTCGTTTCGACTACTACACATTTCCAACTGAAAAAATATAAGCATGACGGAATTATTTATGACCAAAACAATGATGATAGAAGAATTGTGGTGTCACCATGA
- a CDS encoding alpha/beta fold hydrolase, whose amino-acid sequence MFNQKERVSIKIDDSCLYYRYIPNSAAKYTLVFLHGFLSSSFSFRKLIPLLKTDYALLLIDWPPFGKSKKSKAFLYSYENIAASILRLLRSFQFESVVLVGHSMGGQLILNMLKQKPDAAEKMILINGSAYIPRFKQSLILASYLPFAHRLVKRLLEKTGVEGNLRSAVYEHEKIDQEMVAGYMEPFLSEDIFHELIRFLRHREGDLSSVEIQNIQTPSLLIHGEFDKIVPFHIGKRLAQDLPNSRLVMIEKAGHLLPEENPEEICRHLNEFVSVEKGDRTKNFL is encoded by the coding sequence TTGTTCAATCAAAAAGAAAGAGTTTCAATCAAAATAGACGATTCTTGCTTATATTACCGCTATATTCCAAATAGTGCAGCCAAATACACGCTTGTCTTTTTGCACGGCTTTCTTTCTTCCTCTTTTAGTTTTCGCAAACTGATTCCTTTATTAAAAACAGATTATGCACTTCTTTTGATTGACTGGCCGCCGTTTGGAAAAAGCAAAAAATCAAAGGCATTTCTTTACTCGTACGAAAATATTGCCGCCTCCATTCTCCGGCTGCTTCGTTCTTTCCAATTCGAATCCGTCGTGCTCGTGGGTCATTCCATGGGAGGACAGTTGATTTTGAATATGCTGAAACAAAAGCCGGATGCGGCGGAAAAAATGATACTCATCAATGGCTCTGCTTATATTCCGAGGTTCAAACAATCTCTGATTTTGGCCAGTTATCTGCCATTTGCCCATCGATTGGTAAAACGCTTGCTGGAAAAAACAGGGGTGGAGGGAAATTTGCGGTCAGCTGTCTATGAACATGAAAAAATTGATCAAGAAATGGTGGCAGGCTATATGGAACCATTTCTTTCTGAGGATATTTTCCACGAACTGATCCGATTTCTGCGCCATAGGGAAGGCGATCTTTCTTCCGTAGAAATTCAAAACATACAAACCCCTTCTCTTTTAATTCACGGGGAATTTGACAAGATCGTTCCTTTCCATATCGGCAAACGGTTAGCTCAAGATTTGCCGAACAGCCGTCTCGTTATGATCGAAAAAGCCGGACATCTTTTACCGGAAGAAAATCCGGAAGAGATCTGCCGGCACTTGAACGAATTTGTCAGCGTTGAAAAGGGAGATCGCACGAAGAATTTTCTTTGA
- a CDS encoding DUF1871 family protein, whose translation MNPIAKTNLQLADILMGWDPFRIGAGQYDTEMADIIQAVHETDNLETLVRKIRAIFELSFEELLPREEIEPIASALLAVKENSSCDLPFQR comes from the coding sequence TTGAATCCAATCGCTAAAACGAATCTGCAGCTGGCAGATATTTTAATGGGCTGGGATCCATTCCGCATTGGAGCAGGTCAATATGATACGGAAATGGCGGATATTATCCAAGCGGTTCATGAAACGGATAACCTTGAAACTCTTGTGCGAAAAATTCGTGCCATCTTTGAACTTTCATTTGAAGAACTTCTTCCGCGTGAAGAAATTGAACCCATAGCAAGCGCATTGTTAGCCGTCAAAGAAAATTCTTCGTGCGATCTCCCTTTTCAACGCTGA
- a CDS encoding MalY/PatB family protein, with protein sequence MVQFDEIIGRKGTSSVKWDQIKTIFGTEEALPMWVADMDFRAPQEVIEALKKKIEHGVFGYTTMPYSAIEAVCQWMEKRHHFPVQREWLLFSPGVVPSISLAIQALTEEGDEVLVQPPIYPPFFNMVKANNRKVAYCPLVLKGNQYEINFDAFEQLLKTRNIRLFLLCSPHNPGGRVWTKEELTKIADLCQTYQVWIVSDEIHSDLTALPNKHIPIASIKEEYREFVITCIAPSKTFNLAGLQASCIIVPNTKIRNQLSRVQKRQGFFQLNMMGMAAMEAAYRYGEKWLDEAISYIRGNVELVKQFIEKEIPSLKVMEPQGGYLIWIDCRETGLTDQEIKERLLFKGKLALESGPKYGPGGEGFVRMNVGCPRSLVEEGLKRMKAAFSKD encoded by the coding sequence ATGGTGCAATTTGACGAAATCATCGGCCGAAAAGGAACTTCCTCAGTAAAATGGGACCAAATCAAAACGATATTCGGAACCGAAGAAGCGTTGCCTATGTGGGTAGCAGACATGGACTTCCGCGCCCCGCAAGAAGTGATCGAGGCTCTGAAGAAAAAAATCGAACATGGCGTTTTTGGTTATACGACCATGCCGTACTCTGCCATCGAAGCTGTTTGCCAATGGATGGAGAAGCGTCATCATTTTCCCGTTCAAAGAGAATGGCTGCTTTTCAGCCCGGGCGTAGTTCCTTCCATCAGTTTAGCCATTCAAGCGTTGACGGAGGAAGGTGACGAAGTGCTAGTGCAGCCGCCCATTTACCCGCCGTTTTTCAACATGGTAAAAGCAAATAACCGCAAAGTGGCCTATTGCCCGCTTGTCTTAAAGGGCAATCAATACGAGATCAACTTTGATGCGTTTGAACAGTTGTTAAAAACTAGAAATATTCGATTGTTTTTGCTGTGCAGTCCACACAATCCCGGCGGAAGGGTATGGACAAAAGAAGAATTAACCAAAATAGCGGATCTCTGTCAAACTTATCAAGTATGGATCGTCTCTGACGAAATCCATAGTGATTTGACGGCACTCCCAAACAAACATATCCCCATCGCTTCCATAAAAGAAGAATACCGCGAATTTGTCATTACTTGCATCGCGCCAAGCAAGACTTTCAATTTAGCAGGACTTCAAGCTTCCTGTATCATTGTGCCAAACACAAAAATTCGGAATCAATTATCCCGCGTTCAAAAACGTCAAGGCTTTTTCCAGCTGAATATGATGGGAATGGCAGCGATGGAAGCTGCTTATCGTTACGGGGAAAAGTGGTTGGATGAAGCCATTTCCTATATTCGTGGAAACGTGGAGCTTGTGAAGCAGTTTATTGAAAAAGAAATTCCATCATTAAAAGTAATGGAACCGCAAGGCGGATATCTGATTTGGATTGATTGCCGAGAAACCGGCTTAACGGATCAAGAAATAAAAGAGCGGCTTTTATTCAAAGGAAAACTGGCTTTAGAGTCCGGCCCTAAATACGGACCAGGCGGAGAAGGGTTTGTCCGTATGAATGTCGGCTGCCCGCGCTCCTTAGTCGAGGAAGGTTTGAAGCGAATGAAAGCTGCGTTTTCGAAAGACTAA
- a CDS encoding peptidylprolyl isomerase, which produces MTFPQLTNQVAENEIVVEMKTNKGSIKIKLFPEYAPKTVENFITHSKNGYYNGLIFHRVIRDFMIQGGDPKGNGTGGESIYGKPFEDEFSPNLFNIRGALSMANAGPNTNGSQFFIVQNQNIDPGFREQMEKAGYPKEIIDVYMEKGGTPWLDFRHTVFGQVLEGMDVVDEIANVETDQQDRPLEDVIIETILVAE; this is translated from the coding sequence ATGACATTTCCGCAATTAACCAATCAAGTAGCAGAAAATGAGATCGTTGTTGAAATGAAGACCAATAAAGGCAGCATTAAAATCAAGCTGTTTCCGGAATACGCGCCGAAAACCGTGGAAAATTTTATTACTCACAGCAAAAACGGCTATTACAACGGATTAATTTTTCATCGTGTGATTCGCGATTTTATGATTCAAGGCGGCGATCCGAAAGGAAATGGAACAGGTGGAGAGAGCATTTACGGAAAGCCATTTGAAGATGAATTCTCGCCGAATTTGTTTAACATTCGAGGAGCGCTCTCGATGGCCAATGCGGGGCCAAACACAAATGGAAGCCAGTTTTTTATTGTCCAAAATCAAAACATCGATCCTGGTTTTCGGGAACAAATGGAAAAAGCCGGGTATCCGAAAGAAATTATTGACGTTTATATGGAGAAAGGTGGAACGCCTTGGCTTGACTTCCGCCACACTGTCTTTGGACAAGTGTTGGAAGGAATGGACGTTGTAGATGAAATCGCCAACGTGGAAACAGATCAACAAGATCGTCCTTTGGAAGATGTGATTATTGAAACGATATTGGTGGCCGAATAA